From a single Streptomyces misionensis genomic region:
- the galT gene encoding galactose-1-phosphate uridylyltransferase has protein sequence MKKTPTRLADGRELIYYDLRDDGVRDAVDRRPLDRTATTSEIRRDPLLGDRVAVASHRQGRTYHPPADQCPLCPTRGERLSEVPDSSYDVVVFENRFPSLAGDSGRCEVVCFTSDHDASFADLTPEQARLVLDAWTDRTAELSRLPSVEQVFCFENRGAEIGVTLGHPHGQIYAYPFTTPRTALMLRSLAAHREANDGENLFDAVLRRELAGERVVLDGEHWAAFVPYAAHWPYEVHLYPKRRVPDLTALGEAARAEFPHVYLELLRRFDRIFGEGEPPTPYISAWHQAPFGELPGFDGVTRDDFALHLELFTIRRTSGKLKFLAGSESGMSVFINDVPPERAAERLREVATS, from the coding sequence GTGAAGAAGACCCCGACCCGGCTGGCCGACGGTCGCGAACTGATCTACTACGACCTGCGGGACGACGGCGTGCGCGACGCGGTCGACCGACGCCCCCTGGACCGCACGGCCACCACCTCGGAGATCCGCCGCGACCCGCTGCTCGGCGACCGGGTCGCCGTCGCCTCCCACCGTCAGGGCCGCACCTACCACCCGCCGGCCGACCAGTGCCCGCTGTGCCCGACCCGGGGCGAGCGGCTCAGCGAGGTCCCGGACTCCTCCTACGACGTGGTCGTCTTCGAGAACCGCTTCCCCTCCCTCGCCGGTGACTCCGGGCGCTGCGAGGTCGTCTGCTTCACCTCCGACCACGACGCGTCCTTCGCCGATCTGACCCCCGAGCAGGCGCGCCTGGTGCTGGACGCGTGGACCGACCGCACCGCGGAACTGTCCCGGCTGCCCTCCGTGGAGCAGGTGTTCTGCTTCGAGAACCGGGGCGCCGAGATCGGCGTGACGCTCGGCCACCCGCACGGACAGATCTACGCCTACCCCTTCACCACCCCCCGCACCGCGCTGATGCTCCGCTCGCTCGCCGCCCACCGGGAGGCGAACGACGGGGAGAACCTGTTCGACGCCGTACTGCGGCGGGAACTCGCCGGCGAGCGGGTCGTCCTCGACGGCGAGCACTGGGCCGCCTTCGTGCCGTACGCGGCGCACTGGCCCTACGAGGTCCACCTGTACCCCAAGCGCCGGGTCCCCGACCTCACCGCGCTGGGCGAGGCGGCCCGCGCGGAGTTCCCGCACGTCTACCTGGAGCTGCTGCGGCGCTTCGACCGCATCTTCGGCGAGGGGGAGCCGCCGACGCCGTACATCTCCGCCTGGCACCAGGCCCCGTTCGGGGAGCTGCCCGGCTTCGACGGGGTGACGCGGGACGATTTCGCGCTCCACCTCGAGCTTTTCACCATCCGCCGCACTTCCGGCAAGCTGAAGTTCCTCGCGGGTTCCGAGTCCGGCATGAGCGTGTTCATCAACGATGTGCCGCCGGAACGCGCGGCCGAGCGACTGCGAGAGGTAGCGACTTCATGA
- a CDS encoding sodium:solute symporter family protein, translated as METPTYAHTYLAAAGLRLPTNWLDYTILGIYFVVVLGIGFAARRSVKTSLDFFLSGRSLPAWITGLAFISANLAATEILGMAANSAQYGAYTVHWYWIGAIPAMVFLGLVMMPFYYGSKVRSVPEFLLLRFDKAAHLLSSILFAFAAILIAGVNLYALAIVVEALLGWPQWVAIVVAGAFVLAYITLGGLSSAIYNEVLQFFVILAALIPITILGLRKVGGWGGLTDKLSATHGHNFTTAWGGTGIGSGNPLGANWLTIVLGLGFVLSFGYWTTNFAEVQRALSAKNLSAGRRTPLIAAYPKIFIVFLVMIPGLVAAALVPKIGTSGSGLQYNDAIPYLMQELLPNGVLGIAVTGLLAAFMAGMAANVSSFNTVFTTDIWAKYVVRGREDAYYVRFGRWITVIGVCASVGTAFLASSFSNIMSYLQTLFSFFNVPMFVVFIIGMFWKRASVKSGFWGLLAGTVTAMVNYFVLYKKGIISIPTDQGANFVSAIAGFVAGAVVMVLVSLFTKPKPAQELQGLVYGTRSPGMSEPPAPGDDAWYRRPALLGWGAVVLAAVCYIPFSF; from the coding sequence ATGGAAACCCCCACATACGCGCATACGTATCTGGCGGCGGCCGGGCTACGGCTCCCCACCAACTGGCTTGACTACACGATCCTGGGCATCTACTTCGTCGTCGTGCTCGGGATCGGCTTCGCCGCCCGCCGGTCGGTGAAGACCAGCCTGGACTTCTTCCTCTCCGGACGCTCGCTGCCCGCCTGGATCACCGGCCTCGCCTTCATCTCGGCGAACCTGGCGGCCACCGAGATCCTCGGCATGGCCGCCAACAGCGCCCAGTACGGCGCCTACACCGTGCACTGGTACTGGATCGGCGCCATCCCCGCCATGGTCTTCCTGGGCCTGGTGATGATGCCCTTCTACTACGGCAGCAAGGTCCGCTCGGTCCCCGAGTTCCTGCTGCTGCGCTTCGACAAGGCAGCCCACCTGCTCAGTTCGATCCTGTTCGCGTTCGCCGCCATCCTGATCGCCGGAGTCAACCTCTACGCCCTCGCGATCGTGGTCGAGGCGCTGCTGGGCTGGCCGCAGTGGGTGGCCATCGTGGTCGCCGGCGCCTTCGTGCTGGCGTACATCACCCTGGGCGGTCTCTCCTCGGCGATCTACAACGAAGTGCTCCAGTTCTTCGTGATCCTCGCCGCGCTCATCCCCATCACGATCCTCGGCCTGCGCAAGGTCGGCGGCTGGGGCGGGCTCACCGACAAGCTCAGCGCGACCCACGGCCACAACTTCACCACCGCGTGGGGCGGCACCGGGATCGGCAGCGGCAACCCGCTCGGCGCCAACTGGCTGACCATCGTCCTCGGCCTCGGCTTCGTGCTGTCCTTCGGCTACTGGACCACCAACTTCGCCGAGGTGCAGCGCGCCCTGTCCGCGAAGAACCTCTCCGCCGGACGGCGCACCCCGCTGATCGCCGCCTACCCGAAGATCTTCATCGTCTTCCTGGTGATGATCCCGGGCCTGGTCGCCGCCGCGCTCGTGCCCAAGATCGGCACCAGCGGCTCGGGCCTGCAGTACAACGACGCCATCCCCTACCTGATGCAGGAGCTGCTGCCCAACGGCGTGCTCGGCATCGCGGTCACCGGTCTGCTCGCCGCGTTCATGGCCGGCATGGCGGCCAACGTGTCGTCCTTCAACACCGTGTTCACCACCGACATCTGGGCCAAGTACGTGGTGCGCGGTCGGGAGGACGCGTACTACGTCCGGTTCGGCCGGTGGATCACCGTGATCGGTGTCTGCGCGTCCGTGGGCACGGCGTTCCTCGCGTCGTCGTTCTCGAACATCATGTCCTACCTCCAGACGCTGTTCTCGTTCTTCAACGTGCCGATGTTCGTCGTCTTCATCATCGGCATGTTCTGGAAGCGGGCGTCGGTCAAGTCCGGCTTCTGGGGCCTGCTCGCGGGCACCGTCACCGCGATGGTCAACTACTTCGTCCTCTACAAGAAGGGGATCATCTCCATCCCCACCGACCAGGGCGCCAACTTCGTCTCGGCGATCGCGGGGTTCGTCGCCGGCGCGGTCGTGATGGTCCTGGTGTCGCTGTTCACCAAGCCCAAGCCGGCCCAGGAACTCCAGGGACTGGTCTACGGCACGCGCTCCCCCGGCATGTCCGAGCCGCCGGCGCCCGGTGACGACGCCTGGTACCGCAGGCCGGCGCTGCTGGGCTGGGGCGCGGTCGTGCTGGCCGCCGTCTGCTACATCCCGTTCTCGTTCTGA
- a CDS encoding helix-turn-helix transcriptional regulator produces the protein MAVRLMVVDDHRLLAEALASALKLRGHRVLASAAPAAGAADLVIARAPEVCLLGTAAPAEPGAFDPVVKIKRERPQVAVVVLGPVPSPRGIAAAFAAGASGYVRHDERIEGVERALLKARAGEAAVAPQLLQEAFAELLNPAAQPDDEAQRLLSVLTPREVEVLVRVADGEDTRVIASGMRIAPSTARTHVQRVLMKLGVGSRLEAAALAARTGLLDRAGGRRTP, from the coding sequence ATGGCGGTGCGGCTCATGGTCGTGGACGACCATCGCCTGCTCGCGGAGGCGCTGGCATCGGCGCTGAAACTGCGCGGGCACCGGGTGCTCGCGTCGGCCGCGCCCGCCGCGGGCGCCGCGGACCTGGTGATCGCGCGGGCGCCGGAGGTGTGCCTGCTGGGTACGGCGGCGCCGGCCGAGCCGGGCGCGTTCGACCCGGTGGTGAAGATCAAGCGGGAGCGGCCGCAGGTGGCGGTGGTGGTGCTCGGCCCGGTGCCGTCGCCGCGCGGGATCGCCGCGGCGTTCGCGGCCGGGGCGTCGGGGTACGTACGGCACGACGAGCGGATCGAGGGCGTCGAGCGCGCGCTCCTGAAGGCGCGGGCGGGGGAGGCGGCGGTGGCGCCCCAGCTCCTCCAGGAGGCGTTCGCGGAACTGCTGAACCCCGCCGCCCAGCCGGACGACGAGGCCCAGCGGCTGCTGAGCGTGCTGACACCGCGCGAGGTGGAGGTCCTCGTCCGCGTCGCCGACGGCGAGGACACCCGGGTCATCGCCTCCGGCATGCGCATAGCGCCGAGCACGGCCCGCACCCATGTCCAGCGGGTGCTGATGAAGCTGGGGGTGGGCTCGCGGCTGGAGGCGGCGGCGCTGGCCGCCCGCACCGGGCTCCTGGACCGGGCGGGCGGCCGGCGCACCCCGTGA
- a CDS encoding PQQ-binding-like beta-propeller repeat protein, with amino-acid sequence MTQPPPPPPNQPPNQPPNQPPNQPPQPGGFGPPTPPAPPAPPVPQPPQGAPAPPPAGPQPPLPPQQPQPGYGYPGPAQPPQPQPGYGYPAAPPNPYGQQPAAPYGAQPQNPYAMPTQPTQGPPQPGYGYPGQPPTMPMHPQGGPGGKRNNTVLYIVIAAVVVIALIVVGGIVYAVSGDDGKKQDTASSGGTSGGRDKGSGGTTGGSEKAPANTAAKVLFQVPTPTVQDTVSTSGSWLTDKVYAKTGVNEIVGYDPVKGGKLWTVKLPGPVCAASRHMTDDDKTAITYQPTNKKYDGCTDIAAIDLDTGKQLWTRTVKSGDYPVNYQNVTVAQHTVALGDSNGGAAFDIDSGKPLWQPKPAEDCYDAGYGGGAKLVAVRSCGDSDNTRLSIQTIDPESGKVISEYRMDPGIEYASVVSTDPLVVAADVGDSAGDGSGISDYFSIDNKTGKLLARISAPGKTYGGRCDGITRIEDCKEIAVGNGKLYVPTEEHDGSGAYSTTNEIAAFDLATGKPTGQRAEAGDGYLLSPLRMDGGALLAYKKPPYDKGGQVVSIDGATFKETKLLENPAQESVRRAESSMLPDYAEILFGHGRLYMSDVFVDKADPGDDRQYLALAFGTDG; translated from the coding sequence ATGACCCAGCCGCCTCCGCCCCCGCCGAACCAGCCGCCGAACCAGCCCCCGAACCAGCCCCCGAACCAGCCCCCGCAGCCGGGCGGCTTCGGCCCGCCGACCCCGCCGGCACCCCCGGCCCCGCCGGTCCCGCAGCCCCCGCAGGGCGCCCCGGCCCCGCCGCCCGCGGGGCCCCAGCCGCCCCTGCCCCCGCAGCAGCCGCAGCCCGGGTACGGCTACCCGGGGCCCGCCCAGCCGCCGCAGCCCCAGCCGGGCTACGGCTACCCCGCCGCGCCCCCGAACCCGTACGGGCAGCAGCCCGCCGCCCCGTACGGGGCGCAGCCGCAGAACCCGTACGCCATGCCCACCCAGCCCACGCAGGGGCCGCCGCAGCCGGGCTACGGCTATCCGGGCCAGCCCCCGACCATGCCGATGCACCCGCAGGGCGGCCCGGGCGGCAAGCGGAACAACACCGTGCTGTACATCGTCATCGCGGCGGTCGTCGTCATCGCGCTGATCGTCGTCGGCGGCATCGTGTACGCCGTCTCCGGTGACGACGGCAAGAAGCAGGACACCGCCTCCTCCGGCGGCACCTCCGGCGGCCGGGACAAGGGATCCGGCGGCACCACCGGCGGCAGTGAGAAGGCACCGGCGAACACCGCGGCCAAGGTCCTCTTCCAGGTGCCGACGCCCACCGTCCAGGACACCGTCAGCACCTCGGGTTCCTGGCTGACCGACAAGGTGTACGCCAAGACCGGCGTGAACGAGATCGTCGGCTACGACCCGGTCAAGGGCGGCAAGCTGTGGACGGTCAAGCTGCCCGGCCCGGTCTGCGCGGCCAGCCGGCACATGACCGACGACGACAAGACCGCGATCACGTACCAGCCGACGAACAAGAAGTACGACGGCTGCACCGACATCGCCGCGATCGACCTCGACACGGGCAAGCAGCTGTGGACGCGCACCGTCAAGTCCGGTGACTACCCGGTCAACTACCAGAACGTGACGGTCGCCCAGCACACCGTCGCGCTCGGCGACAGCAACGGCGGCGCCGCCTTCGACATCGACTCCGGCAAGCCGCTGTGGCAGCCGAAGCCGGCCGAGGACTGCTACGACGCGGGCTACGGCGGCGGCGCGAAACTGGTCGCGGTGCGCAGCTGCGGCGACTCCGACAACACCCGGCTGTCGATCCAGACCATCGACCCGGAGTCCGGGAAGGTGATCTCCGAGTACCGGATGGACCCGGGCATCGAGTACGCCTCGGTGGTCTCCACCGACCCGCTGGTGGTGGCCGCCGACGTCGGCGACAGCGCGGGCGACGGCAGCGGCATCTCGGACTACTTCTCCATCGACAACAAGACCGGCAAGCTACTCGCCCGGATCTCCGCGCCCGGCAAGACCTACGGCGGCCGCTGCGACGGCATCACCCGGATCGAGGACTGCAAGGAGATCGCCGTCGGCAACGGCAAGCTGTACGTGCCGACCGAGGAGCACGACGGCAGCGGCGCCTACAGCACCACCAACGAGATCGCCGCCTTCGACCTGGCCACCGGCAAGCCCACCGGCCAGCGCGCCGAGGCCGGGGACGGCTACCTGCTGTCCCCGCTGCGCATGGACGGCGGCGCTCTGCTCGCCTACAAGAAGCCGCCGTACGACAAGGGCGGACAGGTCGTCAGCATCGACGGCGCCACCTTCAAGGAGACCAAGCTCCTGGAGAACCCGGCGCAGGAGAGCGTGCGGCGCGCGGAGAGCAGCATGCTGCCGGACTACGCGGAGATCCTCTTCGGGCACGGCCGGCTGTACATGTCCGACGTCTTCGTGGACAAGGCGGACCCGGGGGACGACCGGCAGTACCTGGCGCTGGCCTTCGGCACGGACGGCTGA
- a CDS encoding PQQ-binding-like beta-propeller repeat protein, whose amino-acid sequence MTQPPDQSPDGGFGAPRDPRDPRDPREPGDPGASGQPPQGGTPAPPQPAAPPPTMLDKPSAPPPAAPAAPPAPPQAPPQPGYGHPQQPGPYNTPGAPGPYGTPTAGPYGAPAAPGPYGAPTAPGPYGHPQQPQQPGPYAQQPQPGYGYPQQPPYPGAPGTAPGAPFPGQGGGAGRKKTALIVGAAVAALALIGGTVYAVTSGGDGDKKPVAGHGSTGPAASGDPSPSSSTSGGEDPENLNEGRAPGEAKVLWYKPAPDAPGGGADAPGMWIAGNTVVKAAYKQVFAYDADNGGSPWGPVDLPQKICSVTPQKSADDKVVVAYMSGPGDNAKCNRLQQLDLRTGKKGWSGQVADGGLFDSALNIELSVSGGTLMVGRSESGTAYAIDSGKKLYDKKRYGDSCFPTAFAGGSGRLVQVASCGAGTGTEHDEIQELDPATGKVKWTQPVKKGWQASRVYSMDPLVVYLTNESKKTWNISTFTKDGRFRSEVKVDEKFAPTCGWAILARDLQGCRGVAADADTLYLPTSTTASANEIVAISLADGKAKWRAKSPADEPMSPMRTEGGKLIAYVQPSYDAGGQVVSIPTTGASHTTTKLLQNPRGTAQIEDTFYDGVVDWSDGRFVISAGRLNGSDQAKEKLIMAFGN is encoded by the coding sequence ATGACTCAGCCGCCCGACCAGTCGCCCGACGGCGGCTTCGGAGCACCGCGGGACCCGAGAGATCCGAGAGATCCGCGAGAACCCGGAGACCCGGGGGCTTCCGGACAGCCTCCGCAGGGCGGCACACCGGCCCCGCCGCAACCGGCCGCTCCGCCGCCGACGATGCTCGACAAGCCGTCCGCGCCCCCGCCGGCCGCCCCCGCGGCCCCGCCCGCGCCGCCCCAGGCCCCGCCGCAGCCCGGCTACGGCCACCCGCAGCAACCCGGCCCGTACAACACCCCCGGCGCCCCGGGCCCCTACGGCACCCCGACGGCCGGCCCCTACGGTGCCCCCGCGGCTCCCGGCCCCTACGGCGCCCCGACGGCTCCCGGCCCCTACGGCCACCCGCAGCAGCCCCAGCAGCCGGGCCCCTACGCGCAGCAGCCGCAGCCCGGTTACGGGTATCCGCAGCAGCCGCCGTACCCGGGCGCCCCCGGCACCGCTCCCGGTGCCCCCTTCCCGGGGCAGGGCGGCGGCGCGGGCAGGAAGAAGACGGCGCTGATCGTCGGCGCGGCGGTGGCCGCGCTGGCCCTCATAGGCGGCACCGTCTACGCCGTCACCAGCGGCGGCGACGGTGACAAGAAGCCCGTGGCCGGACACGGCAGCACCGGACCGGCCGCGTCCGGTGATCCCTCGCCGTCCTCCTCCACCTCCGGCGGGGAAGACCCGGAGAACCTCAACGAGGGCCGCGCGCCCGGCGAGGCCAAGGTGCTCTGGTACAAGCCGGCGCCGGACGCCCCGGGCGGGGGTGCCGACGCACCCGGCATGTGGATCGCCGGCAACACCGTGGTGAAGGCGGCGTACAAGCAGGTCTTCGCGTACGACGCGGACAACGGCGGCTCCCCGTGGGGCCCCGTCGACCTCCCGCAGAAGATCTGCTCGGTCACCCCGCAGAAGTCGGCGGACGACAAGGTCGTCGTGGCGTACATGAGCGGCCCCGGCGACAACGCCAAGTGCAACCGGCTCCAGCAGCTCGACCTGCGCACCGGCAAGAAGGGCTGGAGCGGCCAGGTCGCCGACGGCGGGCTCTTCGACAGCGCGCTCAACATCGAACTCAGCGTCAGCGGCGGCACGTTGATGGTCGGCCGCTCGGAGTCGGGCACGGCGTACGCCATCGACAGCGGCAAGAAGCTGTACGACAAGAAGCGCTACGGCGACTCCTGCTTCCCGACCGCCTTCGCGGGCGGCTCCGGCCGGCTGGTCCAGGTGGCGTCCTGCGGCGCCGGCACCGGCACCGAGCACGACGAGATCCAGGAACTCGACCCGGCCACCGGCAAGGTGAAGTGGACCCAGCCGGTCAAGAAGGGCTGGCAGGCCAGCCGGGTGTACTCGATGGACCCGCTGGTCGTCTATCTGACCAACGAGAGCAAGAAGACGTGGAACATCTCCACCTTCACCAAGGACGGCAGGTTCCGCTCCGAGGTCAAGGTGGACGAGAAGTTCGCCCCCACCTGCGGCTGGGCGATCCTCGCCCGTGATCTTCAGGGCTGCCGGGGTGTCGCGGCCGACGCCGACACGCTCTACCTGCCCACGAGCACGACCGCGAGCGCCAACGAGATCGTGGCGATCAGCCTCGCCGACGGCAAGGCGAAGTGGCGGGCCAAGTCCCCCGCGGACGAGCCGATGTCCCCGATGCGGACCGAGGGCGGCAAGCTCATCGCGTACGTGCAGCCGTCGTACGACGCGGGCGGGCAGGTCGTGTCGATCCCGACCACCGGCGCCTCGCACACCACCACGAAGCTGCTGCAGAACCCGCGGGGCACCGCGCAGATCGAGGACACCTTCTACGACGGCGTCGTGGACTGGTCCGACGGGCGGTTCGTCATCTCGGCCGGCCGGCTGAACGGCAGCGACCAGGCGAAGGAGAAGCTGATCATGGCCTTCGGCAACTGA
- a CDS encoding ABC-F family ATP-binding cassette domain-containing protein, translated as MAVNLVNVENVSKVYGTRALLDGVSLGVSEGDRIGVVGRNGDGKTTLIRMLAKLEEADTGRVTHSGGLRLGVLTQHDSLDPAATVRHEVIGDMADHEWAGNAKVRDVLTGLFGGLDLPGFPKGLDTVIGPLSGGERRRIALAKLLIEEQDLIVLDEPTNHLDVEGIAWLARHLPNRRSALVCVTHDRWFLDQVCTRMWDVQRGDVYEYEGGYSDYVFARAERERIAATEEVKRQNLIRKELAWLRRGAPARTSKPRFRVEAANELIADVPPPRDSSELMKFASSRLGKTVFDLEDITVQAGPKVLLKHVTWQLGPGDRIGLVGVNGAGKTSLLRAMAAAARSEGEEQPAGGRINVGRTVKLAYLSQEVAELDPTWRVLEAVQRVRERVDLGKGREMTAGQLCETFGFNKEKQWTPVGDLSGGERRRLQLLRLLMDEPNVLFLDEPTNDLDIETLTQLEDVLDGWPGSMIVISHDRFFVERTTDRVFALLGDGTLRMLPRGIDEYLERRRQMEEAVAQQSAASAPKPATTEKSAADQRAAKKELQKIERQLDKVSEKETKLHAQIAEHATDFAKVAELDARLRELAGEREELELRWLELAEDA; from the coding sequence ATGGCCGTCAACCTGGTCAATGTCGAGAACGTCAGCAAGGTCTACGGCACCCGTGCCCTGCTGGACGGCGTCTCGCTCGGTGTGTCGGAGGGGGACCGGATCGGGGTCGTCGGACGCAACGGCGACGGCAAGACCACCCTGATCCGGATGCTCGCCAAGCTGGAGGAGGCCGACACCGGGCGGGTCACCCACTCCGGCGGGCTGCGGCTCGGCGTGCTCACCCAGCACGACTCCCTCGACCCCGCCGCCACCGTCCGCCACGAGGTCATCGGCGACATGGCCGACCACGAGTGGGCCGGCAACGCCAAGGTCCGGGACGTGCTGACCGGCCTGTTCGGCGGCCTCGACCTGCCGGGCTTCCCCAAGGGCCTGGACACCGTCATCGGCCCGCTGTCCGGCGGCGAGCGGCGCCGGATCGCGCTGGCCAAGCTGCTCATCGAGGAACAGGACCTGATCGTCCTGGACGAGCCCACCAACCACCTCGACGTCGAGGGCATCGCCTGGCTCGCCCGGCACCTCCCAAACCGCCGCTCGGCCCTGGTCTGCGTGACCCACGACCGGTGGTTCCTGGACCAGGTCTGCACCCGCATGTGGGACGTGCAGCGCGGCGACGTGTACGAGTACGAGGGCGGCTACTCCGACTACGTCTTCGCCCGCGCCGAGCGCGAGCGGATCGCCGCCACCGAAGAGGTCAAGCGGCAGAACCTGATCCGCAAGGAGCTGGCCTGGCTGCGCCGAGGCGCCCCCGCCCGCACCTCCAAGCCCCGCTTCCGGGTGGAGGCCGCCAACGAGCTGATCGCCGACGTGCCGCCGCCCCGCGACAGCAGCGAGCTGATGAAGTTCGCCTCCTCCCGCCTCGGCAAGACGGTCTTCGACCTGGAGGACATCACCGTCCAGGCCGGGCCGAAGGTGCTGCTCAAGCACGTGACCTGGCAGCTCGGCCCCGGCGACCGGATCGGCCTGGTCGGCGTCAACGGCGCCGGCAAGACCTCGCTGCTGCGCGCCATGGCCGCCGCCGCCCGCAGCGAGGGCGAGGAGCAGCCGGCCGGCGGCCGGATCAACGTCGGCCGGACGGTCAAGCTCGCCTACCTCTCCCAGGAGGTCGCCGAACTCGACCCCACCTGGCGGGTGCTGGAGGCCGTGCAGCGGGTCCGCGAGCGCGTCGACCTCGGCAAGGGGCGCGAGATGACCGCCGGGCAGCTGTGCGAGACCTTCGGGTTCAACAAGGAGAAGCAGTGGACGCCGGTCGGCGACCTCTCCGGCGGTGAGCGGCGCCGGCTCCAGCTGCTGCGGCTGCTGATGGACGAGCCCAACGTGCTCTTCCTGGACGAGCCCACCAACGACCTCGACATCGAGACCCTGACCCAGCTGGAGGACGTCCTCGACGGCTGGCCCGGCTCGATGATCGTCATCTCCCACGACCGGTTCTTCGTGGAGCGCACCACGGACCGGGTGTTCGCCCTGCTCGGCGACGGCACCCTGCGGATGCTGCCGCGCGGCATCGACGAGTACCTGGAGCGGCGCCGGCAGATGGAGGAGGCGGTCGCCCAGCAGAGCGCCGCCTCGGCGCCCAAGCCGGCCACCACCGAGAAGAGCGCCGCCGACCAGCGCGCCGCCAAGAAGGAACTCCAGAAGATCGAGCGGCAGTTGGACAAGGTCTCCGAGAAGGAGACCAAGCTGCACGCCCAGATCGCCGAGCACGCCACCGACTTCGCGAAGGTGGCCGAACTCGACGCCCGGTTGCGGGAACTCGCCGGTGAGCGCGAGGAACTGGAGCTGCGCTGGCTGGAACTGGCGGAGGACGCGTAG
- a CDS encoding 4-(cytidine 5'-diphospho)-2-C-methyl-D-erythritol kinase gives MSVTVRVPAKVNVQLAVGAARPDGFHDLANVFLAVGLYDEVTVTPADELRVSCAGPDAAQVPLDRTNLAARAALALAARRGIEPNVHVHIAKDIPVAGGMAGGSADGAGALLACDALWGTGASRAELLDICAELGSDVPFSLVGGAALGIGRGERLTALEVGGTFHWVFAMAERGLSTPAVFREFDRLAEGRAVPEPVASQDLLDALAKGDADALAAAVSNDLQPAALSLFPELADTLAAGRAAGCLAALVSGSGPTTAFLTRDAEAAERVARALRDSGTCRTVRTAAGPVPGATVL, from the coding sequence GTGAGCGTCACGGTCCGTGTCCCCGCCAAGGTCAACGTCCAGCTCGCGGTGGGCGCGGCCCGCCCCGACGGGTTCCACGACCTCGCCAACGTCTTCCTCGCCGTCGGCCTGTACGACGAGGTCACCGTCACCCCGGCCGACGAGCTGCGCGTCAGCTGCGCGGGCCCGGACGCCGCGCAGGTGCCGCTGGACCGCACCAACCTCGCCGCCCGCGCGGCCCTCGCGCTCGCCGCGCGCCGGGGCATCGAGCCGAACGTGCACGTGCACATCGCCAAGGACATCCCGGTCGCCGGCGGCATGGCGGGCGGCAGCGCGGACGGCGCGGGCGCGCTGCTCGCCTGCGACGCGCTGTGGGGCACCGGGGCCTCCCGTGCCGAACTGCTCGACATCTGCGCCGAGTTGGGCAGCGATGTGCCGTTCAGCCTGGTCGGCGGGGCCGCGCTCGGCATCGGGCGCGGGGAGCGGCTGACCGCTCTGGAGGTGGGCGGCACCTTCCACTGGGTGTTCGCGATGGCCGAGCGGGGACTGTCCACGCCGGCCGTCTTCCGGGAGTTCGACCGGCTGGCCGAGGGCCGGGCGGTCCCCGAGCCGGTGGCCTCGCAGGACCTGCTGGACGCGCTGGCGAAGGGCGACGCCGACGCGCTGGCGGCGGCCGTCTCCAACGACCTCCAGCCCGCCGCTCTCTCCCTCTTCCCGGAACTCGCCGACACCCTGGCCGCGGGCCGCGCCGCGGGCTGTCTCGCCGCCCTGGTCTCCGGCTCCGGTCCCACGACGGCGTTCCTCACCCGGGACGCCGAGGCCGCGGAGCGGGTCGCGAGGGCCCTGCGGGACTCCGGCACCTGCCGCACGGTCCGGACCGCGGCGGGACCGGTGCCGGGGGCGACGGTCCTGTAG
- the rsmA gene encoding 16S rRNA (adenine(1518)-N(6)/adenine(1519)-N(6))-dimethyltransferase RsmA: MSSPAPDSLLGPADIRELAAALGVRPTKQRGQNFVIDANTVRRIVRTAGVRPDDTVVEVGPGLGSLTLALLEAADRVTAVEIDDVLAAALPATVAARMPARADRFALVHSDAMHVTELPGPAPTALVANLPYNVAVPVLLHMLDTFPSIERTLVMVQSEVADRLAAAPGSKVYGVPSVKANWYAEVKRAGAIGRNVFWPAPNVDSGLVSLVRRTEPIRTTATKRQVFAVVDAAFAQRRKTLRAALAGWAGSAAAAEAALVAAGVSPQARGESLTVEEFARIAEHAQQGA, encoded by the coding sequence GTGAGCAGCCCCGCCCCCGACTCCCTCCTCGGCCCCGCCGACATCCGCGAACTCGCCGCAGCGCTCGGTGTCCGTCCCACCAAGCAGCGCGGCCAGAACTTCGTGATCGACGCCAACACGGTCCGCCGCATCGTGCGCACCGCCGGGGTCCGCCCCGACGACACCGTCGTGGAGGTCGGCCCGGGGCTCGGCTCGCTCACCCTCGCGCTGCTGGAAGCCGCCGACCGGGTCACCGCCGTCGAGATCGACGACGTGCTCGCCGCCGCCCTCCCCGCGACCGTCGCCGCCCGCATGCCCGCCCGCGCCGACCGCTTCGCGCTCGTCCACTCCGACGCGATGCACGTCACCGAGCTGCCGGGCCCCGCCCCGACCGCCCTGGTCGCGAACCTGCCCTACAACGTCGCCGTCCCCGTGCTGCTGCACATGCTCGACACCTTCCCGAGCATCGAGCGCACCCTGGTGATGGTGCAGTCCGAGGTCGCCGACCGCCTCGCCGCCGCCCCCGGCTCGAAGGTGTACGGCGTGCCGTCCGTGAAGGCCAACTGGTACGCCGAGGTCAAGCGGGCCGGCGCCATCGGCCGCAACGTCTTCTGGCCCGCGCCGAACGTCGACAGCGGGCTGGTCTCCCTCGTACGGCGCACCGAGCCGATCCGGACGACGGCCACCAAACGGCAGGTCTTCGCGGTGGTCGACGCCGCCTTCGCGCAGCGCCGCAAGACCCTGCGGGCCGCGCTCGCCGGCTGGGCGGGTTCCGCGGCCGCCGCCGAGGCCGCCCTGGTCGCCGCCGGGGTCTCCCCGCAGGCCCGCGGCGAGTCGCTGACGGTCGAGGAGTTCGCCCGCATCGCCGAGCACGCCCAGCAGGGCGCGTAG